One Microcebus murinus isolate Inina chromosome 7, M.murinus_Inina_mat1.0, whole genome shotgun sequence genomic region harbors:
- the PSCA gene encoding prostate stem cell antigen — protein sequence SSPLLTAEPNSQGRALQCYSCKGKVSNSDCQHVQNCSQSDTQCWTERIRAAGLVTILSKGCTSHCVDDSQDYYVGEKNVTCCSTDLCNASGAHTLQPAVTTLALLTSLGGLLFWVPSQL from the exons TCCAGTCCTCTTCTCACAGCGGAACCCAACAGCCAAG GCCGTGCGCTGCAGTGCTACTCCTGCAAGGGCAAGGTGAGCAACAGCGACTGCCAGCATGTGCAGAACTGCAGCCAGTCGGACACCCAGTGCTGGACCGAACGCATCC GTGCTGCCGGCCTCGTGACCATCCTCAGCAAAGGCTGCACCTCGCACTGTGTGGACGACTCTCAGGACTACTACGTGGGTGAGAAGAACGTCACATGCTGCTCCACCGACCTGTGCAACGCCAGTGGGGCCCATACCCTGCAGCCGGCTGTCACCACCCTGGCGCTGCTCACCTCGCTGGGTGGCCTGCTGTTCTGGGTCCCCAGCCAGCTGTAG
- the LOC109731114 gene encoding NADH dehydrogenase [ubiquinone] 1 alpha subcomplex subunit 1-like yields the protein MWFQILPGLAVMGTCFIIPGVATVCIHRLTNGGKEKRVAHFVCRWSLMGRNRLISGVNHYYLSEGLENID from the coding sequence ATGTGGTTCCAGATTCTCCCTGGACTTGCCGTCATGGGCACGTGCTTCATCATCCCCGGAGTGGCCACTGTGTGCATTCACAGGCTCACTAACGGTGGCAAGGAAAAAAGAGTTGCCCATTTTGTATGTCGTTGGAGTTTGATGGGAAGAAATAGGCTCATCTCTGGAGTTAATCATTACTACCTGTCAGAGGGTTTGGAGAACATTGATTAA